From the Salinimicrobium tongyeongense genome, one window contains:
- the rpoB gene encoding DNA-directed RNA polymerase subunit beta produces MLATQTERLSFSSVKNRPAYPDFLDIQIKSFQDFFQLETKSEERGNEGLYNTFMENFPITDTRNQFVLEFLDYFVDPPRYSLQECIERGLTYSVPLKARLKLYCTDPEHEDFETIVQDVYLGTIPYMTPSGTFCINGAERVVVSQLHRSPGVFFGQSFHANGTKLYSARVIPFKGSWIEFATDINSVMYAYIDRKKKLPVTTLFRAIGFERDKDILEIFDLAEEVKVSKTGLKKILGRKLAARVLNTWYEDFVDEDTGEVVSIERNEIVLDRDTVLEKEHIEEILETGSKTILLHKEDNQTGDYAIIHNTLQKDPTNSEKEAVEHIYRQLRNAEPPDEETARGIIDKLFFSDQRYNLGEVGRYRMNKKLGLDIAMDKQVLTREDIITIVKYLIELINSKAEVDDIDHLSNRRVRTVGEQLSQQFGVGLARMARTIRERMNVRDNEVFTPIDLINAKTLSSVINSFFGTNQLSQFMDQTNPLAEITHKRRLSALGPGGLSRERAGFEVRDVHYTHYGRLCPIETPEGPNIGLISSLSAYAKVNSMGFLETPYREVINGKVNVADEPRYLSAEEEEDKMIAQANIAMSDDGTIEADRVIAREEGDFPVVEPTQVHYMDVAPNQIASISASLIPFLEHDDANRALMGSNMMRQAVPLLRVDSPIVGTGLERQVATDSRVLINAEGEGTVEYVDAQKIIIKYDRTEEERMVSFDSDSKTYELVKFRKTNQGTSINLKPIVRVGDRVSKGQVLCQGYATEAGELALGRNMKVAFMPWKGYNFEDAIVISEKVVRDDIFTSIHIDEYSLEVRDTKLGNEELTNDIPNVSEEATKDLDENGMIRIGAEVKPGDILIGKITPKGESDPTPEEKLLRAIFGDKAGDVKDASLKASPSLRGVVIDKKLFARAIKDKRKRAQDKEDVAVLEKKYEAKFAILKSELVDKLFAIIGGKTAQGVMNDLGEEILPKGKKYTQKMLNAVDDYAHLTQGTWTTDDHLNALVADLLHNYRIKENDIQGNLRREKFTISVGDELPSGIIKLAKVYIAKKRKLKVGDKMAGRHGNKGIVARIVRQEDMPFLEDGTPVDIVLNPLGVPSRMNIGQIYETVLGWAGQKLGRKYATPIFDGATIDQINELTDEAGIPRFGHTYLYDGGTGDRFDQPATVGVIYMLKLGHMIDDKMHARSIGPYSLITQQPLGGKAQFGGQRFGEMEVWALEAYGASATLREILTVKSDDVIGRAKTYEAIVKGEPMPEPGLPESFNVLMHELKGLGLDIRLEE; encoded by the coding sequence ATGTTAGCAACGCAAACTGAAAGATTGAGTTTCTCTTCTGTAAAGAACAGGCCTGCTTATCCCGACTTTTTGGATATCCAAATCAAGTCATTCCAGGACTTCTTTCAATTAGAAACGAAATCAGAAGAAAGAGGAAATGAAGGTTTATACAATACCTTCATGGAGAACTTTCCCATTACGGACACCCGTAACCAATTCGTACTAGAATTTTTAGACTATTTTGTGGACCCGCCGCGATACTCCCTGCAAGAGTGTATCGAGCGTGGATTGACCTATAGTGTACCGCTTAAAGCACGGTTAAAGCTTTATTGTACAGACCCCGAACACGAGGATTTTGAAACTATTGTTCAGGATGTGTACCTTGGGACGATACCTTATATGACCCCAAGCGGGACCTTTTGTATCAATGGAGCTGAGCGCGTAGTCGTTTCTCAGTTGCACCGGTCTCCCGGAGTATTCTTTGGACAATCCTTTCATGCAAACGGGACAAAACTTTATTCTGCCCGTGTAATTCCTTTTAAAGGATCCTGGATTGAATTCGCTACCGATATCAACAGCGTGATGTACGCTTATATCGATAGGAAGAAAAAATTACCTGTTACTACCCTTTTCCGCGCCATAGGTTTTGAGCGCGATAAAGATATTCTGGAAATCTTTGACCTTGCTGAAGAGGTGAAAGTTTCCAAAACCGGACTTAAAAAGATCCTTGGCCGTAAACTGGCCGCACGTGTATTGAACACCTGGTATGAAGATTTTGTTGATGAAGATACTGGAGAGGTGGTTTCAATTGAACGTAACGAAATTGTTTTAGATCGTGATACTGTTCTTGAAAAAGAACATATTGAAGAGATATTAGAAACCGGTTCAAAAACTATCCTGCTTCACAAAGAGGATAACCAAACCGGTGATTATGCTATTATCCACAATACATTACAAAAAGACCCAACCAACTCCGAAAAGGAAGCGGTTGAACACATATACCGTCAACTTCGTAATGCAGAACCGCCAGATGAGGAAACTGCACGCGGAATTATTGACAAATTGTTCTTCTCAGACCAGCGTTACAACCTTGGGGAAGTAGGTCGTTACAGAATGAACAAAAAACTTGGTCTTGATATCGCCATGGATAAGCAGGTGCTTACCCGTGAAGACATCATTACCATTGTTAAATACCTTATTGAACTTATTAACTCAAAGGCAGAGGTTGATGATATTGACCACCTGTCTAACCGTAGGGTAAGAACAGTAGGAGAGCAGCTGTCGCAGCAGTTTGGTGTAGGTCTTGCCCGTATGGCACGTACCATTCGTGAAAGAATGAATGTACGTGACAACGAGGTATTTACTCCAATAGACTTGATCAATGCAAAGACTTTGTCTTCTGTGATCAATTCTTTCTTTGGTACCAACCAGTTGTCTCAGTTCATGGACCAAACCAACCCGCTTGCAGAGATTACGCATAAGCGTCGTCTTTCGGCTCTTGGGCCTGGTGGTCTTTCAAGGGAAAGAGCAGGGTTCGAGGTACGTGACGTTCACTATACGCACTATGGAAGGCTTTGTCCTATTGAAACACCAGAGGGACCAAACATCGGTCTTATTTCTTCACTTTCGGCTTATGCTAAAGTGAATTCAATGGGATTCCTTGAAACTCCTTACCGAGAAGTAATTAACGGTAAAGTGAATGTTGCCGATGAGCCAAGATATCTAAGTGCCGAAGAAGAGGAAGACAAGATGATCGCCCAGGCGAACATCGCAATGAGTGATGATGGTACTATTGAAGCCGATAGGGTTATTGCACGTGAAGAAGGTGACTTCCCTGTTGTTGAGCCTACGCAGGTTCACTACATGGACGTTGCTCCAAACCAGATCGCTTCTATCTCTGCTTCGCTAATTCCATTTTTGGAGCACGATGATGCGAACCGTGCCTTGATGGGGTCTAACATGATGCGCCAGGCCGTGCCGTTATTGCGAGTGGATTCTCCTATCGTTGGTACAGGGCTTGAAAGACAGGTAGCTACAGATTCCCGTGTATTGATTAATGCTGAAGGAGAAGGAACTGTAGAGTACGTAGATGCTCAAAAGATTATCATTAAGTACGATAGAACTGAAGAAGAGCGCATGGTAAGCTTTGACTCAGATTCTAAAACTTATGAGCTGGTTAAATTCAGAAAAACCAACCAGGGAACTTCTATCAACCTGAAGCCTATCGTAAGAGTAGGAGACAGGGTGAGCAAAGGACAGGTACTTTGTCAGGGTTACGCTACCGAAGCAGGGGAACTTGCTCTTGGACGTAACATGAAAGTGGCTTTCATGCCATGGAAAGGCTATAACTTTGAGGATGCGATTGTGATTTCAGAAAAAGTTGTTAGAGATGACATCTTTACTTCTATTCACATCGACGAGTATTCTCTTGAAGTTAGAGATACCAAACTTGGAAATGAAGAATTGACTAATGATATTCCAAACGTTTCTGAAGAGGCTACAAAAGACCTTGATGAAAATGGAATGATCAGGATTGGAGCCGAAGTGAAGCCGGGAGATATTCTTATTGGTAAGATCACTCCAAAAGGAGAAAGCGATCCAACCCCCGAAGAAAAACTTCTTAGAGCAATCTTTGGTGATAAAGCCGGTGATGTAAAAGATGCTTCTCTTAAAGCTTCTCCTTCATTGAGAGGTGTGGTAATTGATAAAAAATTATTCGCACGCGCTATTAAAGACAAGCGCAAAAGAGCTCAGGATAAAGAAGATGTTGCCGTACTTGAGAAAAAATATGAAGCGAAATTTGCCATTTTAAAGAGTGAACTGGTAGATAAGCTATTCGCTATCATTGGAGGTAAAACTGCCCAGGGTGTAATGAACGACCTTGGGGAAGAGATCCTTCCAAAAGGTAAGAAGTATACCCAGAAGATGCTTAATGCAGTTGATGATTATGCCCACCTTACCCAAGGTACGTGGACTACCGATGATCACCTGAACGCTTTGGTGGCCGATCTTCTTCACAATTACCGTATCAAGGAAAATGATATTCAGGGTAACTTGAGAAGAGAGAAATTCACTATTTCTGTGGGAGATGAACTTCCTTCTGGTATTATCAAACTTGCTAAAGTATACATCGCTAAGAAACGTAAGCTTAAAGTAGGGGATAAAATGGCAGGACGTCACGGTAACAAAGGTATTGTTGCCCGTATAGTTCGCCAGGAAGATATGCCGTTCCTTGAAGATGGTACACCTGTTGATATCGTATTGAACCCACTTGGGGTACCTTCACGTATGAACATTGGGCAGATCTATGAGACTGTACTTGGATGGGCCGGACAAAAATTGGGTAGAAAATATGCTACTCCAATCTTTGATGGTGCGACTATTGATCAGATCAATGAACTGACAGATGAAGCGGGAATTCCAAGATTCGGTCATACCTATCTTTATGATGGTGGTACCGGAGATCGATTTGACCAGCCTGCAACTGTTGGGGTGATTTACATGCTTAAGTTGGGCCACATGATTGATGATAAGATGCACGCTCGTTCTATTGGGCCTTACTCATTGATCACGCAGCAGCCACTTGGTGGTAAAGCCCAGTTTGGAGGTCAGCGTTTTGGAGAGATGGAAGTTTGGGCGCTTGAAGCTTATGGTGCTTCTGCAACCCTTCGTGAAATCTTAACTGTGAAGTCTGATGATGTAATAGGAAGAGCCAAAACTTATGAAGCCATTGTAAAAGGTGAGCCAATGCCAGAACCTGGACTACCTGAATCTTTCAACGTATTGATGCACGAATTGAAAGGTCTGGGATTAGATATTAGATTAGAAGAATAA
- the rplL gene encoding 50S ribosomal protein L7/L12: MADLKDFAEQLVNLTVKEVNELADILKEEYGIEPAAAAVAVAGGAAAGGEEAAEEQSEFDVILKAPGGSKLAVVKLVKELTGLGLKDAKELVDGAPKPVKEGVAKDEAEALKAQLEEAGAEVELK, from the coding sequence ATGGCAGATTTAAAAGATTTTGCAGAACAATTGGTTAACTTGACAGTAAAAGAAGTTAATGAGTTAGCTGATATTTTGAAAGAGGAATACGGTATTGAGCCTGCTGCTGCAGCTGTTGCTGTTGCTGGTGGAGCTGCTGCTGGTGGTGAAGAAGCCGCTGAAGAGCAGTCTGAGTTTGACGTAATCCTTAAAGCTCCGGGTGGATCTAAACTAGCCGTAGTAAAATTAGTAAAAGAACTTACCGGTCTTGGTTTGAAAGATGCTAAAGAATTGGTAGATGGTGCTCCAAAACCAGTAAAAGAGGGAGTGGCTAAAGACGAAGCTGAAGCATTAAAAGCACAGTTAGAAGAAGCAGGAGCTGAGGTTGAGCTTAAATAA
- the rplJ gene encoding 50S ribosomal protein L10, whose product MTREEKSRVIEDLTAQLADNTTIYLADISGLNALNTSNLRRACFKANVKLAVVKNTLLAKAMESSGKDFGDLPSILKGNTSIMFSETGNAPAKVIKEFRKKSDRPLLKGAFIEEAIFIGDDKLDTLVSIKSKEEVIGDIVGLLQSPAKNVISALKSGGGKIAGILKTLSEKEG is encoded by the coding sequence ATGACAAGAGAAGAAAAATCAAGAGTAATTGAAGATTTAACTGCCCAGTTAGCTGATAACACCACTATTTACCTAGCAGATATTTCAGGCTTAAATGCATTGAATACATCAAACCTGCGTAGAGCTTGTTTTAAGGCGAACGTAAAACTTGCGGTAGTTAAGAACACACTTTTGGCTAAGGCCATGGAAAGTTCAGGTAAAGATTTTGGAGATCTTCCTTCTATTTTGAAAGGAAATACTTCCATCATGTTTTCTGAAACAGGAAATGCTCCGGCTAAAGTAATTAAAGAATTCAGAAAAAAATCTGACCGTCCTTTACTAAAAGGCGCGTTTATTGAAGAGGCTATCTTTATTGGAGATGATAAACTGGATACCCTGGTTAGCATCAAATCTAAGGAAGAAGTTATTGGAGATATTGTTGGATTGCTACAATCACCTGCCAAAAATGTTATTTCGGCACTTAAATCAGGTGGTGGTAAAATCGCAGGAATTCTTAAGACCCTTTCAGAAAAAGAAGGATAA
- the rplA gene encoding 50S ribosomal protein L1: MARLTKKQKEAQSKIEKGKTYSVAEASALIKDITNVNFDPSVDIAVRLNVDPRKANQMVRGVVTLPHGTGKDVKVLALVTPDKEAEAKEAGADYVGLDEYLDKIKGGWTDVDVIITMPSVMGKLGPLGRILGPRGLMPNPKTGTVTMDVAKAVSDVKAGKIDFKVDKTGIVHAGIGKASFEAEKIAGNARELLTTLVKLKPTAAKGVYIKSIHLSSTMSPSVEIDTKRFTEQ; encoded by the coding sequence ATGGCAAGATTGACTAAAAAGCAAAAGGAAGCACAATCTAAGATTGAAAAAGGCAAGACCTATTCGGTTGCAGAGGCTTCGGCTTTAATAAAAGACATAACCAATGTGAATTTTGATCCTTCTGTGGATATCGCAGTTCGTTTGAACGTAGATCCGCGTAAGGCTAATCAAATGGTGCGTGGCGTAGTTACTCTACCTCACGGTACCGGTAAAGATGTTAAGGTGCTGGCCCTTGTTACTCCAGATAAGGAAGCAGAGGCTAAAGAAGCCGGTGCAGATTATGTTGGTTTAGATGAATACCTTGATAAGATCAAAGGCGGGTGGACAGATGTTGATGTGATCATCACTATGCCCAGCGTAATGGGTAAATTAGGACCTTTAGGACGTATCCTTGGGCCAAGAGGCTTAATGCCAAACCCAAAAACCGGAACTGTAACTATGGATGTTGCCAAGGCAGTATCTGATGTGAAAGCCGGTAAGATCGATTTCAAAGTAGATAAGACAGGTATTGTTCATGCCGGTATTGGAAAGGCTTCTTTCGAGGCTGAGAAAATAGCAGGTAACGCAAGAGAATTATTAACTACCCTGGTAAAATTGAAACCTACGGCTGCTAAAGGTGTGTATATTAAAAGTATCCACCTGTCAAGCACTATGAGTCCTAGTGTTGAGATTGATACTAAAAGGTTCACTGAGCAATAA
- the rplK gene encoding 50S ribosomal protein L11: MAKEVSKVVKLQVRGGAANPSPPVGPALGAAGVNIMEFCKQFNGRTQDKQGKILPVVITVYKDKSFDFVIKTPPAAVQILEAAKAKKGSGEPNRKKIASVSWDQVRTIAEDKMQDLNAFTIESAMKMVAGTARSMGITVKGQAPF, encoded by the coding sequence ATGGCAAAAGAAGTAAGTAAGGTTGTTAAGTTACAAGTTCGCGGAGGTGCTGCTAACCCATCACCACCAGTTGGACCAGCTTTAGGTGCTGCCGGAGTTAATATCATGGAGTTCTGTAAGCAATTTAACGGAAGAACCCAGGATAAGCAGGGAAAAATATTGCCTGTTGTTATTACAGTGTACAAAGACAAGTCTTTTGACTTTGTAATTAAAACTCCACCGGCTGCAGTTCAGATTTTGGAAGCTGCAAAAGCTAAAAAGGGTTCTGGCGAGCCAAACCGTAAGAAAATAGCTAGTGTTTCTTGGGATCAGGTAAGAACCATTGCTGAAGATAAAATGCAGGATCTAAATGCATTTACTATAGAATCTGCAATGAAGATGGTAGCTGGAACAGCAAGATCTATGGGAATTACTGTAAAAGGACAGGCACCTTTTTAA
- the nusG gene encoding transcription termination/antitermination protein NusG encodes MAEVKDKKWYVVRAVSGQENKVKEYIEREIAHEGLEDFIEEVLVPTEKVIQIRNGKKVNKERVYFPGYVMILANIGGEIPHIIKSINGVIGFLGETKGGDPVPLRKSEVNRMLGKVDELSVKADNVAIPFTIGETIKVIDGPFNGFNGTVEKINEEKRKLEVMVKIFGRKTPLELSYMQVEKV; translated from the coding sequence ATGGCAGAGGTGAAAGACAAAAAATGGTATGTAGTTCGTGCCGTAAGCGGACAGGAAAATAAAGTTAAAGAATATATTGAGCGGGAAATCGCTCATGAAGGCCTTGAAGATTTTATTGAAGAGGTTCTTGTTCCAACCGAAAAGGTCATTCAGATAAGGAATGGTAAAAAGGTGAATAAGGAGCGCGTTTACTTTCCGGGCTATGTGATGATTCTTGCTAATATTGGTGGTGAGATACCTCACATCATCAAATCTATCAATGGAGTTATTGGATTTCTTGGTGAAACTAAAGGAGGGGATCCTGTGCCGCTTAGGAAGTCTGAAGTTAACAGAATGCTTGGTAAGGTAGATGAACTTTCTGTCAAGGCAGATAATGTTGCCATACCATTTACTATTGGGGAGACCATAAAAGTAATTGACGGGCCTTTTAACGGGTTCAATGGTACAGTTGAAAAGATCAATGAAGAGAAGCGTAAGCTTGAAGTTATGGTAAAGATCTTTGGTAGAAAGACTCCGCTTGAGCTTAGCTATATGCAGGTAGAAAAAGTATAA
- the secE gene encoding preprotein translocase subunit SecE yields the protein MAGISNYISESYNELKNHVTWPSWAEAQKLTVVVVVFSIVFALLIWGVDTVFSGAIEQYFEWIKS from the coding sequence ATGGCAGGAATATCAAATTACATTTCGGAGTCCTATAATGAATTGAAGAACCACGTAACATGGCCAAGCTGGGCTGAAGCTCAAAAACTGACTGTAGTTGTGGTTGTGTTCTCAATAGTGTTTGCATTGTTGATCTGGGGTGTAGATACTGTTTTTAGTGGGGCGATAGAGCAATATTTTGAGTGGATTAAATCGTAA
- the tuf gene encoding elongation factor Tu has protein sequence MAKETYDRSKPHLNIGTIGHVDHGKTTLTAAITKVMADAGYSEARSFDQIDNAPEEKERGITINSSHVEYSTEKRHYAHVDCPGHADYVKNMVTGAAQMDGAILVVAATDGPMPQTREHILLGRQVGIPRIVVFLNKVDLVDDEELLELVEMEVRDLLSFYEYDGDNGPVISGSALGALQGEQQWVDTVLQLMEAVDTWIELPERDVDKPFLMPIEDVFSITGRGTVATGRIETGVANTGDPVEIIGMGAGKLTSTITGVEMFRKILDRGEAGDNVGLLLRGIEKSQISRGMVITKPGSVTPHAKFKAEVYILKKEEGGRHTPFHNNYRPQFYVRTTDVTGTINLPEGVEMVMPGDNLTITVDLIQPIAMNVGLRFAIREGGRTVGAGQVTEILD, from the coding sequence ATGGCAAAGGAAACTTACGATCGGTCCAAGCCGCACCTTAACATAGGTACAATTGGGCACGTAGATCACGGAAAAACAACTTTAACAGCAGCGATTACTAAGGTAATGGCTGATGCCGGTTATTCAGAAGCTAGATCTTTTGATCAAATTGATAACGCACCGGAAGAAAAAGAAAGAGGTATTACTATTAACTCTTCGCACGTTGAATATTCAACTGAAAAGCGTCACTACGCTCACGTTGACTGTCCTGGTCACGCCGATTACGTAAAGAACATGGTAACTGGTGCTGCTCAAATGGACGGTGCGATCCTTGTGGTTGCAGCTACAGATGGTCCTATGCCACAAACTCGTGAGCACATCCTTCTTGGTCGCCAGGTAGGTATTCCAAGAATTGTTGTGTTCTTAAACAAAGTTGACCTTGTTGATGATGAGGAGCTGCTTGAGCTAGTTGAGATGGAAGTTAGAGATCTTCTTTCTTTCTACGAATATGATGGAGATAATGGTCCTGTTATTTCTGGATCTGCTCTTGGAGCACTTCAGGGTGAGCAGCAGTGGGTTGATACTGTGCTTCAGTTGATGGAGGCTGTTGATACCTGGATCGAATTGCCAGAGCGTGATGTTGATAAGCCATTCCTAATGCCTATCGAAGATGTATTCTCTATTACTGGTCGTGGAACTGTTGCTACAGGTCGTATCGAAACTGGTGTTGCTAACACTGGTGATCCAGTTGAGATCATTGGTATGGGAGCTGGAAAACTTACTTCTACAATTACAGGGGTTGAGATGTTCCGTAAGATCCTAGATAGGGGTGAGGCTGGTGATAACGTTGGTCTTCTTCTTAGAGGTATTGAAAAGAGCCAGATCTCTCGTGGTATGGTAATTACTAAGCCAGGATCTGTAACTCCACACGCTAAATTCAAAGCTGAGGTTTATATCCTTAAGAAAGAAGAAGGTGGACGTCACACTCCATTCCACAACAACTACCGTCCTCAGTTCTACGTACGTACAACTGACGTAACAGGAACAATTAACCTTCCTGAAGGCGTTGAAATGGTAATGCCAGGTGATAACCTTACAATTACTGTAGATCTTATCCAGCCAATTGCAATGAACGTTGGTCTGCGTTTCGCTATCCGTGAAGGTGGTAGAACTGTAGGTGCTGGTCAGGTTACTGAAATTTTAGACTAA
- the hpf gene encoding ribosome hibernation-promoting factor, HPF/YfiA family, whose protein sequence is MKVNVQSVNFHADQKLVNLIQKKLDKLENHFDNVIYADVYLKVEKASDKENKISEILLSIPGDEIICKKRGRRFEVGVDECVSSLERQLQKRKRKFNVQVA, encoded by the coding sequence ATGAAAGTCAATGTGCAATCCGTGAACTTCCACGCCGATCAAAAACTGGTTAACCTTATTCAGAAAAAGCTGGACAAGCTGGAGAACCATTTCGACAATGTTATTTATGCCGATGTGTACCTCAAAGTGGAGAAAGCAAGTGATAAGGAAAATAAAATTTCAGAAATTTTACTCAGTATTCCGGGTGATGAAATAATTTGTAAAAAGAGGGGCAGGAGATTTGAAGTGGGTGTAGATGAATGTGTTAGTTCGCTGGAGAGGCAGCTTCAAAAACGCAAGCGCAAATTTAATGTGCAGGTAGCTTAA
- a CDS encoding tyrosine-type recombinase/integrase: MPQNLYTSFFDYLELEKKNSAHTITAYRADLLSFADFIAATYGQEDLKQVSYSQVRSWVVQLVEQGLSNNSINRKVSSLKAFYRFLLKTKQLEVSPLAKHRALKTSRKLQVPFSESEIDKALGQVQAEGFEQIRNKLMVELFYSTGIRRSELIGIKLKDLDLTSGLLKVKGKGDKERVVPLLPGLVTTLKLYLKERKDVENGISEGYLFLTAAGVKTYDSLVYRTINNYFRGISSKLKKSPHILRHSFATHLLNQGAHLNAVKELLGHSSLAATQVYTHNSMAELNKVYRNAHPRNKKKGL, from the coding sequence ATGCCTCAAAATTTGTACACTTCCTTTTTTGATTACCTGGAGCTGGAGAAAAAGAATTCGGCTCATACGATCACGGCCTACAGGGCCGATCTGCTATCTTTTGCCGATTTTATTGCGGCCACTTATGGGCAGGAGGATCTTAAGCAGGTAAGTTACTCCCAGGTGCGCAGCTGGGTTGTGCAGCTGGTAGAGCAGGGGCTTTCAAATAACAGCATTAACCGTAAGGTGTCTTCTTTAAAGGCTTTTTATAGATTTCTTCTGAAGACAAAGCAGCTGGAGGTCTCGCCTTTGGCGAAACACAGGGCCTTAAAAACTTCGCGTAAGCTGCAGGTGCCATTTTCTGAAAGCGAGATAGATAAGGCGCTGGGGCAGGTGCAGGCCGAAGGTTTTGAGCAAATCCGCAATAAACTGATGGTGGAGCTTTTTTATTCTACGGGAATAAGGCGGAGTGAGCTTATAGGAATTAAACTGAAAGATCTTGATTTGACTTCGGGCCTGCTGAAGGTGAAAGGGAAGGGGGATAAAGAACGGGTTGTGCCTCTTTTGCCCGGGCTTGTGACTACACTAAAGCTATATCTCAAAGAGAGGAAGGATGTTGAAAATGGCATTTCTGAAGGGTATTTATTTTTGACAGCAGCAGGCGTTAAAACCTATGATTCGCTTGTTTACCGCACAATAAATAATTACTTTAGGGGTATCTCGAGTAAGTTAAAGAAGAGCCCGCATATCCTGCGGCACTCCTTTGCCACTCACTTATTGAACCAGGGTGCTCATTTAAATGCTGTAAAAGAACTTTTGGGTCATTCCAGCCTTGCTGCCACCCAGGTTTATACTCACAACAGCATGGCTGAGCTTAATAAGGTCTACCGCAATGCGCATCCAAGGAACAAGAAGAAGGGATTATAG
- the rpsU gene encoding 30S ribosomal protein S21 produces MLIIPVKDGENIDRALKRFKRKFDRTGTMRQLRDRQAFTKPSVERRAQIQKAAYIQHLRDQEEI; encoded by the coding sequence ATGTTAATTATACCAGTTAAAGACGGAGAGAATATTGATAGAGCGCTGAAGCGTTTCAAGCGTAAATTTGATCGCACAGGAACTATGCGTCAGTTAAGAGATCGTCAGGCATTCACAAAACCGTCAGTAGAACGTAGGGCTCAAATCCAAAAAGCTGCTTACATTCAGCATCTAAGAGATCAGGAAGAGATCTAG